A window of the Corallococcus exiguus genome harbors these coding sequences:
- a CDS encoding putative metal-binding motif-containing protein has protein sequence MVRLCLLGCVLLLAACGEKAPDEGAIRVSVKYGSFKPACVRVEVEDTKGHQEATDIPATQFKTPDKQEVLVAVRRKADWDTALSLTVSSYTEATGDRCSGEVVETRSSEQPVVVPAKEFARWDLRLSAEDSDGDSYLAGATWSKPPDCVDSDPTIHPGATETCGDTVDFNCNQLVGCQEANCWGTACDDGNACTLNDRCVGNGIEARCAPETTTTCNQPGVACQPRQECRPDTGMCETVESPAGQTCDDGNKCTDGDRCDANGTCSGTPKSCTTTEQCFAAQGTCNASTGACEFTPLPNTTPCQDNEKCTDPDRCDGSGACVGTPKVCSAPLCQKVKQVCSATSDCEFEPDVNALCTTSGGVPGVCQADLTCTPFPYRPYNFDPTTIAAADIGEIKTSGDITFNTTDKSWSPTGAISTAGSLKIVSMPQQNGNPPVLLIPVRTLELNGTLRISGPSPVILAVYGDANVSQSILVSGTIANPTLACGTSQGGNGTFGGKTGGGGGGAGNGTPGIAGGGGYNNSTRFGAAGTSRPSGAEPLLGGCPGGNGGGNGSSTPGTGGTGGGAIQLSVARNLTISKAVGASGFGGQRGFGGGAGGGGSGGRIVLEAFQLTLNSSARVTANGGGGGRGGSSTNNDGVDGANGSEDSASPAPGGDSGNDTGGNGGAGGAGTAGPVKGADGIKDGFGTEGSGGGGGGAAGAIHLRSVQTCSLAGGHLVSPPATGGCLTP, from the coding sequence ATGGTTCGGCTCTGTCTGCTGGGATGCGTGTTGCTGCTGGCTGCCTGTGGGGAGAAGGCTCCCGACGAAGGCGCCATCCGTGTGTCCGTGAAGTACGGATCCTTCAAGCCCGCGTGCGTGCGCGTGGAGGTGGAGGACACGAAGGGGCACCAGGAGGCCACGGACATCCCGGCCACCCAGTTCAAGACCCCGGACAAGCAAGAGGTCCTGGTCGCGGTGCGCCGCAAGGCGGACTGGGACACGGCGCTGAGTCTCACGGTGTCGTCGTACACGGAGGCCACCGGAGACAGGTGCTCGGGCGAGGTCGTGGAGACGCGCTCCAGCGAGCAGCCCGTGGTCGTCCCCGCGAAGGAGTTCGCCCGGTGGGACCTCCGGCTCTCCGCCGAGGACAGCGACGGGGACAGCTACCTCGCGGGTGCCACGTGGTCAAAGCCGCCCGACTGCGTGGACTCCGATCCCACCATCCACCCTGGCGCCACCGAGACCTGCGGCGACACGGTGGACTTCAACTGCAACCAATTGGTGGGCTGCCAGGAAGCGAACTGCTGGGGCACGGCGTGCGACGACGGCAATGCGTGCACGCTGAACGACCGCTGTGTAGGCAATGGCATCGAGGCGCGGTGTGCTCCCGAGACCACGACGACCTGCAACCAGCCTGGCGTCGCGTGTCAGCCACGTCAGGAGTGCCGGCCCGACACCGGCATGTGCGAGACCGTGGAGTCCCCCGCGGGACAGACTTGCGACGACGGCAACAAATGCACGGACGGAGACAGGTGCGACGCCAACGGGACGTGCTCGGGCACCCCGAAGTCGTGCACCACCACGGAGCAGTGCTTCGCAGCCCAGGGCACCTGCAACGCGAGCACCGGCGCCTGTGAATTCACGCCGCTCCCCAACACGACGCCCTGCCAGGACAACGAGAAGTGCACCGATCCAGACCGCTGTGATGGGTCCGGGGCGTGCGTGGGAACGCCCAAGGTCTGCTCGGCGCCGCTGTGCCAAAAGGTCAAGCAGGTCTGCTCGGCCACGAGCGACTGCGAGTTCGAGCCCGACGTCAACGCCCTCTGCACGACCTCGGGAGGAGTTCCCGGCGTGTGCCAGGCGGACCTCACGTGCACCCCGTTCCCCTACCGGCCCTACAACTTCGATCCGACCACCATCGCGGCCGCGGACATCGGTGAGATCAAGACCAGCGGGGACATCACGTTCAACACCACCGACAAGAGCTGGAGCCCCACGGGTGCCATCTCCACCGCGGGGTCACTCAAGATCGTGTCGATGCCGCAGCAGAATGGGAATCCGCCCGTGCTGCTCATCCCGGTCCGGACCCTCGAGCTGAATGGAACCCTGCGGATCAGTGGCCCCTCCCCCGTCATTCTGGCGGTCTATGGCGACGCGAACGTCAGCCAGTCCATCCTGGTCTCGGGCACCATCGCGAATCCCACCTTGGCCTGCGGCACCTCCCAGGGCGGGAACGGCACGTTCGGCGGAAAGACGGGCGGTGGCGGTGGCGGCGCTGGCAATGGCACGCCTGGCATTGCCGGAGGAGGGGGCTACAACAACAGCACACGGTTTGGCGCCGCGGGAACCTCCCGGCCCTCCGGGGCCGAGCCCCTCCTGGGAGGCTGCCCCGGCGGCAACGGTGGCGGCAATGGTTCATCGACTCCTGGCACGGGTGGAACAGGAGGAGGCGCCATCCAGCTGTCGGTCGCACGCAACCTGACAATTTCGAAGGCCGTCGGCGCGAGTGGCTTCGGTGGCCAGAGAGGTTTTGGAGGAGGCGCGGGCGGGGGCGGCAGCGGCGGCCGGATCGTGCTCGAAGCCTTCCAGCTGACGCTTAATTCGAGTGCCCGCGTCACCGCCAACGGCGGCGGTGGTGGCAGGGGTGGCTCCAGCACCAACAATGACGGCGTGGACGGGGCCAATGGCAGCGAGGACTCGGCGAGCCCGGCCCCTGGCGGCGACAGCGGGAACGACACAGGAGGCAACGGCGGCGCCGGCGGTGCGGGCACGGCAGGTCCCGTCAAGGGCGCTGACGGCATCAAGGATGGCTTCGGCACCGAAGGCAGCGGCGGTGGTGGTGGCGGTGCCGCGGGCGCCATCCACCTGCGCAGCGTCCAGACCTGTTCTCTCGCGGGCGGACACCTCGTCAGCCCTCCGGCCACGGGCGGTTGCCTCACCCCCTGA